A window from Bacteroidota bacterium encodes these proteins:
- a CDS encoding T9SS type A sorting domain-containing protein — translation MSKVRATLLSVILLASVGFATSQDALAQWSGKITAPFNITCVKFLQAENAREPSPLPMATFHHGLVGGPQGIQYCNSTGAWTVATVPTNWTDGWISDFSFEDTLTGYASIYGAAPTFYSLPLVSAVLKTTDGGATWNFLTNAPPEVRGLFYNWNNQRLYCSSGGIDDIGTSGMTGAFVSTNHGTDWSLINVTKPPNPAENLAAWCYYTGFASWNGTDIVLATEGGPVNPCVGASPLDPFSDPKWLASHDGGVTWQQIPMNVSSMQPVALKGTKAFFASTNYQRTVPQQSSIYTSSDNGNTWRANSGFLQTTDELTETMGGDPCCIVAADNSGNGIIYSIDDGGTWQPMSGGPLTPLELRFYVGSDSIWAFDGTRLLQSAQRPTPHPIHIYPNAVNFAHSGCFTSDTVIQLFGCNCGNATLLFDSIQHISGVAADTSKFAVGSNSSGAMWPGPPLPHAFCGPDQAHIQYTPNGPNPDTVIAHLIIQNNGATIDTPIQVIGNGAPATYTANFSTQKAVVIYGKSCQQVDTDLILYNTTCSDLTIQSITTPQIDGAFSVTLPSGQLLLPGHGGSQAIHIHALATKPNTFNLQITVHVNGLPDKTFYITYEDTGSIIPPYTRGFVLRDTFDCVRHALNDTAVYYFDTTCLPVNISNIQLANQNDPNFRIDLPQLPDTVYPPPPPPGHQSVLKLKVHLLSTKPGTYRDTIMWIDTMSDGTGIMSRTPIEYTILQPITLKPAGPTNIPFGCISPCNRDTIFFPIKIANPCDFGVRVSGYSENITLGGYSVIRHPVVGDSLLPGAKDTIIVVWPFGATQNPANGSVTVTYRHGSDSSVVQYTFSGTACPSVNASITPFSNTLGNIRLGCDSVDVWDSIQNTGCNAIEKIASINFLSGRAILVSPQVGDILKPDTTIPLHLRFVPQPGETGQICGTISLFITSATPPVFGVNDTITWCANVIPAQKSATISSIQKQDSIPCGSTWDTTICIVNTASCGAPLKIDSAVQSSAHLTVSGSFPAMIPPGGTFCFTAHFAPPTPTQTAGLISGQINVFGDTSFTVPYNIPYQPCSTGTALRIDTAGKTDVSTLRCIVLLDTMSITVLSGSATFNTATLNPAGGGYSLTVLPPGTGQVVNTGETLKFVVSFNPDLAAGGGTTSVVITYTKQDGSPGTPITIPIQTNVTGSHYNVQLALSSPDGALISPHSSATNAIKRFVITAQGSQIPSSVGVTDFKIDLKYNTNLLTLAGIAPGSNWKNGSGQPVDGSNDSLVFVMQPTAPINPGDVIATVSMTAAIPDTDKTSVSIGPASFNPNDVNFARCTASALSNGDQIPVQLELNCNDSIILKSNQGNLSTVTNIQVIPNPAHKSGDGSATLQFTSLVNADATVDLLDLSGKQVAQLAHGTMPKGDHTLPIPTATLAEGTYFARIQIGGFTVVRKFVIEKE, via the coding sequence ATGAGTAAAGTACGAGCCACACTTCTCTCCGTCATCCTTCTCGCATCCGTCGGATTCGCGACCTCTCAGGACGCTCTCGCGCAATGGAGTGGTAAGATTACCGCGCCATTCAATATTACGTGCGTGAAATTCCTGCAGGCCGAAAACGCACGCGAGCCTTCACCGCTTCCAATGGCTACGTTCCATCATGGCCTCGTGGGGGGGCCGCAAGGCATCCAGTACTGTAACTCGACCGGGGCCTGGACCGTGGCGACGGTTCCTACGAACTGGACTGATGGCTGGATCAGCGATTTTTCATTCGAGGATACGCTCACGGGCTACGCCTCGATCTATGGTGCGGCACCCACGTTCTATTCTTTGCCGCTTGTTTCGGCCGTTCTCAAGACCACCGATGGCGGAGCGACCTGGAATTTCCTCACAAATGCGCCTCCAGAAGTGCGTGGGCTCTTCTACAATTGGAACAACCAGCGATTGTACTGCTCGAGTGGTGGCATCGATGATATTGGTACTTCCGGGATGACGGGTGCTTTTGTCTCGACAAACCATGGCACGGATTGGAGCCTCATAAACGTCACCAAGCCGCCCAATCCAGCCGAAAATCTTGCCGCTTGGTGCTATTATACTGGCTTCGCGTCATGGAATGGAACGGACATCGTGCTTGCCACCGAGGGTGGGCCAGTTAACCCATGCGTCGGCGCGAGTCCGTTAGATCCATTTAGCGATCCTAAATGGCTTGCTTCGCACGATGGAGGAGTTACTTGGCAACAAATTCCCATGAACGTGAGCAGCATGCAGCCTGTCGCGCTTAAAGGTACCAAAGCATTTTTCGCTTCAACCAATTATCAGCGGACGGTGCCTCAGCAGAGCAGCATTTACACGTCATCCGATAACGGCAATACCTGGCGCGCAAACTCAGGCTTTTTGCAGACGACCGACGAACTGACCGAAACAATGGGCGGGGATCCTTGCTGTATTGTCGCTGCGGACAATTCCGGAAACGGAATTATTTACTCGATCGATGATGGAGGAACCTGGCAGCCGATGAGTGGTGGACCGCTGACCCCACTCGAACTGCGCTTCTATGTCGGTTCCGATTCCATCTGGGCATTTGATGGAACACGATTGTTGCAGTCGGCTCAACGCCCGACGCCGCATCCTATCCATATTTACCCTAACGCCGTTAACTTTGCGCATTCCGGATGTTTCACGTCTGATACTGTCATTCAGCTGTTCGGATGTAATTGTGGCAACGCAACACTCCTTTTTGATTCGATTCAGCACATTTCTGGGGTCGCAGCAGATACGAGTAAATTTGCCGTTGGCTCGAATAGCAGTGGGGCGATGTGGCCGGGACCACCATTGCCACATGCATTCTGCGGACCGGATCAGGCCCATATTCAGTACACACCGAATGGACCAAATCCCGATACCGTCATCGCCCATCTGATCATTCAGAATAACGGGGCCACGATCGATACTCCTATCCAGGTTATCGGTAACGGTGCGCCAGCCACGTACACAGCCAATTTCTCGACCCAAAAGGCCGTAGTCATTTATGGGAAATCGTGCCAACAGGTGGACACTGATCTCATATTGTATAATACCACTTGTTCCGATCTTACAATTCAGAGCATAACGACCCCTCAGATCGACGGTGCATTCTCGGTAACCCTTCCATCAGGGCAACTTTTATTGCCAGGCCATGGCGGCTCGCAAGCAATCCATATTCATGCTCTGGCAACGAAGCCGAATACATTCAATTTGCAGATCACGGTCCATGTAAATGGTCTTCCTGATAAGACTTTCTACATCACTTACGAAGACACGGGAAGTATCATCCCACCTTACACTCGCGGTTTTGTTCTGCGGGATACGTTCGATTGCGTCCGGCATGCCCTCAATGATACGGCGGTCTATTACTTTGACACGACTTGCCTGCCAGTAAACATCTCAAACATCCAGCTTGCAAATCAAAACGACCCCAATTTCCGGATCGATCTCCCACAATTGCCCGACACGGTGTATCCGCCACCACCACCGCCGGGTCATCAATCGGTCCTAAAACTTAAGGTTCACTTACTCAGCACAAAGCCTGGCACTTATCGAGATACGATCATGTGGATCGATACGATGTCCGACGGCACTGGAATAATGTCGCGAACGCCGATTGAATACACTATTCTCCAGCCGATTACTCTTAAGCCGGCGGGTCCGACGAACATACCGTTCGGTTGTATCTCGCCATGTAACAGAGATACGATCTTCTTCCCTATCAAGATTGCGAATCCCTGTGATTTCGGAGTACGCGTTAGTGGATACAGCGAGAACATAACGCTCGGCGGCTATTCAGTAATCCGACATCCAGTGGTTGGCGACTCTCTTCTGCCGGGTGCTAAGGACACAATTATTGTCGTATGGCCGTTCGGCGCTACTCAGAACCCAGCTAATGGCTCGGTCACAGTCACCTACCGCCACGGCTCTGACTCTTCAGTAGTTCAGTATACTTTCAGTGGCACGGCATGCCCAAGTGTCAACGCCTCAATCACTCCATTTTCGAATACGCTCGGCAACATACGGCTTGGATGTGATTCTGTCGATGTATGGGATTCGATTCAAAACACCGGATGTAATGCAATCGAGAAGATTGCATCAATCAACTTCCTCTCTGGAAGAGCCATTTTGGTGAGTCCGCAAGTGGGTGATATTCTCAAGCCGGATACTACCATCCCACTTCATCTTCGCTTCGTGCCGCAGCCAGGCGAGACCGGCCAAATTTGTGGTACGATCTCATTGTTTATTACCAGTGCGACGCCTCCGGTATTTGGTGTCAATGACACGATTACATGGTGCGCCAATGTCATCCCTGCTCAGAAAAGCGCGACGATATCCTCGATTCAGAAGCAGGATTCGATTCCATGCGGCAGTACCTGGGATACCACGATCTGCATTGTGAACACGGCGAGCTGCGGCGCTCCGCTTAAGATCGATAGTGCCGTCCAAAGCTCCGCTCATCTCACAGTCTCGGGTAGCTTTCCAGCGATGATCCCGCCCGGCGGGACATTCTGCTTCACAGCGCACTTTGCGCCACCCACGCCGACACAAACCGCGGGACTTATCTCCGGACAAATCAATGTCTTCGGCGATACCAGCTTCACGGTGCCGTACAATATACCGTATCAGCCGTGCAGCACAGGAACGGCACTCAGAATCGACACCGCGGGCAAAACCGATGTCTCAACACTACGTTGTATCGTGTTGCTCGACACCATGTCGATCACGGTATTAAGTGGTTCGGCGACGTTCAACACGGCCACTCTAAATCCGGCTGGAGGTGGTTATAGCCTGACAGTGCTTCCTCCGGGGACCGGGCAGGTAGTCAATACAGGTGAGACTCTCAAGTTTGTCGTGAGCTTCAATCCGGATCTCGCGGCAGGCGGCGGAACAACGAGCGTCGTCATCACCTACACGAAGCAAGATGGCAGCCCGGGAACGCCGATCACAATCCCGATTCAGACAAACGTCACGGGTTCGCACTATAATGTGCAGCTTGCACTTTCATCGCCGGATGGAGCGTTGATCTCGCCACATAGTTCAGCGACAAATGCCATCAAGCGTTTTGTTATTACCGCGCAGGGGAGTCAGATCCCATCTTCAGTCGGTGTAACTGACTTCAAAATTGACTTGAAGTATAACACGAATTTACTGACTCTTGCTGGTATTGCTCCTGGCTCAAATTGGAAGAACGGATCTGGCCAGCCAGTTGACGGCTCCAATGATTCGCTTGTCTTTGTAATGCAACCAACAGCACCGATTAATCCTGGTGATGTAATTGCTACGGTTTCGATGACTGCGGCGATTCCGGATACAGATAAGACGTCCGTTTCGATTGGTCCGGCCTCGTTCAATCCGAATGATGTGAATTTCGCACGATGCACGGCCTCGGCCTTGAGTAACGGAGATCAGATACCGGTACAGTTGGAATTGAACTGCAATGATTCGATCATCTTGAAATCGAATCAGGGTAATTTGAGTACTGTCACCAATATTCAAGTCATTCCGAATCCGGCCCACAAGTCTGGCGATGGCTCTGCGACGCTGCAATTCACTTCGCTTGTGAATGCGGATGCGACAGTCGATCTGCTCGATCTGAGCGGCAAGCAAGTTGCGCAGCTTGCGCACGGCACGATGCCGAAGGGCGATCATACGCTTCCGATCCCAACAGCCACATTGGCCGAAGGGACATACTTCGCACGGATTCAAATCGGCGGCTTCACCGTCGTCCGTAAGTTCGTGATTGAAAAGGAGTAG
- the dxs gene encoding 1-deoxy-D-xylulose-5-phosphate synthase, which produces MPDYPYLDQIDTPADLRKLKVTDLKGVSNDVREYLIDTISQTGGHFGAGLGVVELSVALHYALNTPTDKVIWDVGHQAYPHKILTGRKDRLSTIRKTGGLAPFLKREESDYDVFGAGHASTSISAALGIATARDFAGDTYKVAAVIGDGSMTGGIAYEALNNCGMLRKDILVILNDNRMSIAPNVWALHEYFNSLITNPKVRKFKDQVWDKLEGHDRLRLAGSKLVDGMKAVMTPGMMFEALGFKYFGPINGHNVVKLVETLEFLKDQTGPLLLHVITEKGKGYAPAESHVQRYHAASGAFDKITGAAIVKPIAAPTPPEYTKVFGNALLEICKANPLVVGITAAMPDGTGLNILQKELPDRFFDVGIAEQHAVTFAAGMATQGFTPVCAIYSTFLQRAFDQIVHDVALQKLPVVFALDRAGLVGADGPTHHGAFDLSYLRLIPNMTIMVPKDEQELRDMLFTATSGSGELAVDSGEIAETHSTPLYPLSTINCKGPIAIRYPRGAGVGVPLAAKGFRRIPIGQGEMLRDGSDVVVVGVGPILYEALKAAEDLAVDGISVAVANARFVKPLDAALLEGLAARFKHIVTVEENTIAGGFGSAVAEYFASRNILHPSSVIPHPLIIGIPDQFIEHGAPQALSASIGLTREGIRERVRALVQTPILTGV; this is translated from the coding sequence ATGCCAGATTACCCTTATCTCGATCAAATCGACACTCCCGCCGATCTCCGCAAGCTGAAGGTAACCGACCTGAAGGGCGTCTCCAATGACGTTCGCGAGTACCTCATCGACACCATTTCGCAGACCGGCGGACATTTCGGCGCCGGACTCGGCGTTGTCGAACTCAGCGTGGCGCTCCACTATGCGCTGAACACGCCCACAGACAAGGTCATCTGGGATGTTGGACATCAAGCATATCCGCACAAAATTCTTACCGGCCGCAAGGACCGTCTGAGCACGATCCGCAAGACAGGTGGCCTCGCGCCGTTCCTCAAGCGCGAAGAAAGCGATTACGATGTTTTTGGCGCAGGTCACGCTTCGACCTCGATCAGCGCGGCGCTCGGTATTGCCACCGCCCGCGATTTTGCCGGTGATACCTACAAAGTCGCCGCCGTGATCGGTGATGGCTCCATGACCGGCGGGATCGCATATGAGGCGCTCAACAACTGTGGCATGCTCAGAAAGGACATTCTTGTCATCCTGAATGACAATCGGATGTCCATCGCACCGAACGTCTGGGCGTTGCATGAGTACTTTAATTCGCTCATCACGAACCCCAAAGTCCGCAAGTTCAAGGACCAGGTTTGGGATAAACTCGAAGGCCACGACCGTCTGCGGCTGGCCGGCTCCAAACTCGTGGACGGAATGAAGGCCGTCATGACGCCCGGCATGATGTTCGAGGCGCTCGGCTTCAAGTATTTTGGTCCGATCAACGGCCACAATGTGGTCAAACTGGTCGAAACGCTGGAATTTTTAAAGGACCAGACCGGGCCTCTGTTGTTGCATGTCATCACCGAGAAGGGCAAGGGCTACGCGCCCGCCGAGTCGCACGTGCAGCGGTACCATGCAGCCTCTGGGGCGTTCGATAAGATCACTGGCGCAGCGATCGTCAAGCCTATTGCGGCCCCTACACCACCCGAATATACCAAAGTCTTCGGCAACGCCTTGCTTGAAATCTGTAAGGCGAATCCACTCGTCGTCGGCATCACGGCCGCGATGCCGGACGGCACAGGCCTGAATATTCTCCAGAAGGAGTTGCCCGACCGGTTCTTCGATGTTGGAATCGCCGAGCAACATGCCGTGACATTCGCCGCTGGCATGGCGACTCAGGGGTTTACACCAGTCTGCGCGATCTACTCCACATTCCTTCAGCGCGCGTTCGACCAGATCGTCCACGATGTGGCGCTCCAAAAGCTGCCCGTGGTCTTCGCGTTAGACCGCGCCGGACTTGTGGGCGCCGACGGCCCGACGCACCATGGCGCGTTCGATCTTTCCTATCTCCGCCTCATCCCGAATATGACCATCATGGTCCCAAAGGACGAGCAGGAACTGCGCGATATGCTGTTTACCGCAACATCGGGTAGTGGAGAGTTGGCAGTGGATAGTGGAGAGATTGCGGAAACCCACTCCACTCCCCTCTATCCACTATCCACTATCAACTGCAAGGGTCCCATCGCTATTCGCTATCCCCGTGGCGCCGGAGTCGGTGTGCCGCTGGCAGCCAAAGGCTTCCGCCGCATCCCGATCGGTCAGGGCGAAATGCTGCGCGATGGCTCAGATGTCGTGGTTGTCGGGGTTGGACCTATCCTTTATGAGGCGCTCAAAGCCGCCGAGGACCTGGCTGTCGATGGCATTTCGGTCGCCGTGGCCAATGCCCGGTTCGTCAAGCCGCTCGATGCCGCCTTGCTCGAAGGACTCGCCGCGCGCTTCAAGCATATTGTGACCGTTGAAGAAAATACGATAGCTGGCGGTTTTGGCAGCGCAGTGGCGGAATATTTCGCATCCCGCAACATCCTTCATCCTTCATCCGTTATCCCTCATCCCTTAATAATCGGCATTCCAGACCAGTTTATCGAGCATGGAGCGCCCCAGGCCCTGAGTGCAAGCATTGGACTCACTCGCGAGGGTATCCGTGAGCGCGTGCGCGCCCTGGTGCAAACACCCATTCTGACTGGGGTCTAA
- the xseB gene encoding exodeoxyribonuclease VII small subunit, which produces MARQKQHPQPIASAPLVHFEQDFDRLATLVDKLEQGNVPLGEMLALYEEAMTLSERLKTTLDEAELRVEKLAAIHEESIRSSTIIESDLEENDLEDSEDLF; this is translated from the coding sequence GTGGCGCGACAGAAACAACACCCCCAACCCATCGCGAGCGCACCGTTGGTGCACTTCGAGCAGGATTTCGACCGGCTGGCAACGCTCGTCGACAAGCTTGAACAAGGCAATGTCCCGCTTGGCGAGATGCTCGCGCTCTATGAAGAGGCGATGACGCTCTCGGAGCGGCTGAAAACGACACTGGATGAAGCAGAACTTCGAGTCGAGAAGCTTGCCGCGATCCATGAAGAGAGCATCCGATCATCCACTATTATAGAGTCTGACCTCGAAGAGAACGATTTAGAGGATTCGGAGGATTTGTTCTGA
- a CDS encoding aminodeoxychorismate/anthranilate synthase component II, producing MSQVLLVDNRDSFTHNLAQIIRENARCECTIVAHHNIGSVEIGRFDKIILSPGPGLPREFPELFDLLKAYAASKPILGVCLGMQAIAEFFGGSLYNLPMPRHGRRVKIMREQDDILFERASAETFVGLYHSWAVDRASLPDDLEVTASGPDGVVMALRHKHLDIRGVQFHPESYMTEHGIAMLQNWLAS from the coding sequence ATGTCACAAGTATTATTAGTCGATAATCGCGATTCGTTTACGCACAATCTCGCGCAGATCATTCGCGAGAATGCGCGTTGCGAGTGTACGATTGTGGCGCACCACAACATTGGCTCGGTTGAGATTGGTCGCTTCGATAAGATCATCCTCTCGCCGGGTCCCGGCTTGCCGCGCGAGTTTCCCGAGCTGTTCGATCTGCTTAAAGCCTATGCCGCATCGAAGCCGATCCTCGGTGTGTGCCTCGGGATGCAGGCCATCGCAGAGTTCTTTGGCGGGTCGCTCTACAATCTGCCGATGCCGCGGCATGGCCGGCGTGTCAAGATCATGCGGGAACAGGATGACATTCTGTTCGAACGAGCATCTGCCGAGACATTTGTAGGCCTCTATCATTCCTGGGCGGTGGACCGAGCATCATTACCCGACGATCTGGAGGTTACCGCGAGCGGTCCGGATGGAGTCGTCATGGCGCTCAGGCACAAGCACCTGGATATTCGCGGGGTGCAGTTTCATCCCGAGTCCTATATGACCGAGCATGGCATCGCGATGCTTCAGAACTGGCTAGCGAGTTAA
- a CDS encoding aminodeoxychorismate synthase component I: MTFSGGLAKWLVPQAEVFARMNEWGRESMPFLFVIDYAIRQPLLIPLSEVKPEAVLFKIPNRTNANETSDHAPTLGFSKLPESFSVYQQKFARAMAHIQRGDTYLLNLTCRTPVALESNLRSIFHDVNAEYKILLEDSILVFSPECFVKIKDQRIASCPMKGTIDAALPNAENRILTDPKETAEHYTIVDLIRNDLSQIASSVEVDSFRHITRIETNQKTLLQVSSTISGALAGDWPARLGDIFQALLPAGSVTGAPKQKTCEIIDEIEGYDRGYYSGIFGVFDGNEVDSAVMIRFIEKYDAGFVFKSGGGITMYSDADAEYQEMIDKVYVPLV; this comes from the coding sequence GTGACATTCTCTGGCGGACTTGCAAAATGGCTCGTGCCTCAGGCCGAGGTCTTCGCTCGTATGAACGAATGGGGACGCGAGTCCATGCCGTTTCTTTTCGTTATCGATTATGCGATTCGCCAGCCACTCCTCATTCCGCTTTCGGAAGTGAAGCCGGAAGCGGTGCTGTTCAAGATTCCCAATCGAACGAACGCCAACGAGACTTCCGATCATGCTCCCACACTTGGTTTTTCGAAGTTACCGGAATCCTTCTCGGTCTATCAACAAAAATTCGCGCGAGCGATGGCGCACATCCAGCGCGGCGATACCTACTTGCTGAACTTGACGTGCAGGACACCAGTCGCGCTGGAATCCAACTTGCGATCGATCTTTCATGATGTGAATGCCGAATATAAGATTCTGCTTGAGGACTCGATTCTCGTTTTTTCACCCGAGTGTTTCGTGAAAATCAAGGATCAACGCATCGCTTCCTGTCCGATGAAGGGCACCATTGACGCGGCCTTACCCAATGCCGAGAACAGAATTCTGACCGACCCGAAAGAGACCGCCGAGCACTATACCATCGTCGATCTAATTCGCAATGATTTGAGCCAGATTGCCAGCAGCGTCGAGGTCGATTCATTCCGTCATATTACTCGCATCGAGACAAACCAGAAGACACTTCTGCAGGTGAGTTCAACAATCAGCGGCGCACTTGCAGGCGATTGGCCTGCACGCTTGGGCGATATTTTTCAAGCGCTGCTGCCCGCCGGTTCGGTCACGGGAGCGCCGAAGCAGAAGACGTGCGAGATCATCGATGAGATCGAGGGTTACGATCGCGGATACTATTCCGGAATCTTCGGTGTATTCGATGGTAACGAAGTGGATAGCGCGGTGATGATTCGCTTCATCGAGAAGTATGATGCTGGCTTTGTATTCAAGAGCGGCGGTGGCATTACAATGTATAGCGATGCAGACGCTGAGTATCAAGAAATGATTGATAAAGTCTATGTCCCTCTTGTTTGA
- a CDS encoding aminotransferase class IV, with protein MSLLFEAIRVQDGAFRLLELHAERMNASRKALLGLDDPISLRGLTIPDECKSGRFKCRIEYGREIERVTFEGYIVALPERFQLVRDDAIQYSHKLTDRQRLLALMDSAAPDGIIIVKHGFITDAYHANIAFSDGERWVTPDTPLLAGRMREWLLRTGQISPATIRDVDLANFKSFKLINAMLGFEESPEFGIDRIVTRPSILSHGHAI; from the coding sequence ATGTCCCTCTTGTTTGAAGCGATCCGTGTGCAGGATGGCGCGTTTCGCTTGCTCGAACTGCACGCGGAACGGATGAACGCCTCGCGCAAGGCGCTCCTCGGACTCGATGACCCGATCAGCTTGCGAGGTCTCACCATACCCGACGAATGCAAGTCCGGTCGCTTCAAATGTCGCATCGAGTATGGCCGCGAGATCGAGCGCGTCACGTTCGAGGGATACATTGTCGCACTGCCCGAGAGATTTCAGTTGGTACGCGATGACGCAATCCAGTACTCCCACAAGCTCACCGACCGGCAACGATTGCTCGCCCTCATGGACTCCGCCGCGCCGGACGGCATCATCATCGTAAAGCACGGCTTCATCACTGATGCGTATCATGCCAATATCGCATTCTCTGATGGCGAGCGATGGGTCACGCCGGACACTCCGCTGCTCGCAGGACGCATGCGCGAGTGGCTCTTGCGAACAGGACAGATTTCTCCTGCAACGATTCGCGACGTTGATCTGGCAAACTTCAAGTCGTTCAAACTCATCAATGCGATGCTCGGATTCGAGGAGTCGCCAGAGTTTGGGATTGACAGGATTGTCACGCGGCCCTCTATTCTGTCCCATGGACACGCCATATAA
- a CDS encoding type II toxin-antitoxin system Phd/YefM family antitoxin — protein sequence MVVLPKDEFLSLQEKAEDYEDLLDLEEAIRKNADDPGVSYEEFRKTLGL from the coding sequence GTGGTCGTTCTGCCTAAGGACGAATTTCTCTCACTCCAGGAGAAGGCCGAGGATTACGAGGATCTGCTCGATCTCGAAGAAGCCATCCGCAAAAACGCGGACGACCCCGGCGTCTCTTATGAGGAATTCCGCAAAACGCTTGGACTGTAA
- a CDS encoding DUF4921 family protein gives MQYSNYYTVMADGTIKQVNPFTDNEVWSVPGRSARVASGIAQAFSPNGSSPHAQPLAPEDLTSYCAFCSDRLFETPPEKSRLIPEADGTYTHRDHVPPSEIQAAIDQHTPNPWLFRRVPNLFEIVTIDYWKKNYDYHLSSQNTDWKEMYLADPAGAHHIRDILAYRLRATGMSQERIDSLPKEDLLLMADAFFGGGHELVIAAPHFTRDATDATQLFSSGDMTPEEHHQYFKFTIDAMSDIFASNRYIRYISVFQNWLAPAGASFEHLHKQLVGIDDWGASIKHQIDMLRLDPNVYNSLAANLLSMHNLIFAENEEAVAFAGIGHRHPTIEVFSKSYFSRPYEHSEQEIRGMSDLVQACHAASGARISSNEEWYYTPIDAIYKMPWHVLIKWRVNTAAGFEGGTSIYINPIAPLELRDRIVPNLYRLRDEGRISSKIRIAEECQIRPNPLRYYLE, from the coding sequence GTGCAATACTCGAATTACTACACCGTGATGGCCGATGGGACCATCAAGCAGGTTAACCCGTTCACCGATAACGAGGTCTGGAGCGTGCCGGGCCGCTCGGCAAGGGTGGCCAGCGGCATTGCGCAGGCGTTTTCGCCAAATGGCTCCTCGCCGCATGCCCAGCCGCTCGCGCCCGAGGATCTTACCTCCTATTGCGCGTTCTGCTCCGACCGGCTCTTCGAGACTCCACCCGAAAAGTCCCGGCTGATCCCGGAAGCCGACGGCACGTACACACACCGCGATCACGTCCCGCCCAGCGAAATTCAAGCCGCAATCGATCAGCATACGCCAAATCCCTGGCTGTTCCGGCGCGTGCCGAACCTCTTCGAAATCGTCACCATCGACTACTGGAAGAAAAACTACGATTACCATCTTTCCAGCCAGAATACTGACTGGAAAGAAATGTATCTCGCGGATCCGGCTGGCGCGCACCACATTCGGGATATCCTCGCGTATCGGCTGCGGGCCACCGGGATGTCCCAAGAACGAATCGACTCGCTCCCCAAAGAAGACCTGCTTCTTATGGCCGATGCCTTTTTCGGCGGGGGACACGAGCTTGTTATTGCCGCTCCACACTTCACGCGCGATGCCACCGATGCCACTCAGCTTTTTTCTTCGGGCGATATGACACCCGAAGAGCATCACCAGTATTTCAAGTTCACGATCGATGCGATGTCCGATATCTTCGCATCGAACCGCTACATTCGATACATCTCGGTCTTCCAAAACTGGCTGGCCCCGGCCGGCGCGAGCTTCGAGCACCTCCATAAGCAACTCGTCGGAATCGACGATTGGGGTGCATCCATCAAGCACCAGATCGACATGCTCCGGCTCGACCCGAACGTCTATAACAGTCTGGCTGCGAACCTGCTCTCGATGCATAATCTCATCTTCGCCGAAAACGAAGAGGCCGTCGCCTTTGCCGGTATCGGACACCGGCACCCGACGATTGAAGTATTTTCCAAGAGCTATTTCTCACGGCCTTACGAACACTCCGAACAGGAAATTCGCGGCATGAGCGATCTCGTCCAGGCCTGCCATGCCGCCAGCGGCGCGCGCATCTCCTCGAACGAAGAATGGTACTACACGCCGATCGATGCCATCTACAAAATGCCGTGGCACGTCCTCATCAAGTGGCGCGTCAACACCGCCGCCGGATTCGAGGGGGGCACGTCGATCTATATCAATCCCATCGCGCCGCTCGAACTCCGCGATCGTATCGTCCCGAATCTTTATCGTCTGCGCGATGAAGGCCGCATCTCCAGCAAAATTCGCATCGCCGAAGAATGCCAGATCCGCCCGAACCCGCTGCGGTATTACCTCGAGTAG
- a CDS encoding YtxH domain-containing protein, which produces MKLDRMETRTESGTSKLGPFLLGAIVGAVVGGTLALIYAPAEGVALRRKITDTFDDIADGVGGIVEGARTAADKLFSDGRGKADEIIDRTREKVDDILEDADRAIAEARRRSEDRSREDDE; this is translated from the coding sequence ATGAAACTGGATCGAATGGAAACCCGCACGGAGTCTGGCACCTCAAAACTGGGGCCGTTTCTGCTTGGCGCGATTGTGGGCGCCGTCGTAGGCGGAACGCTGGCCCTGATCTACGCCCCCGCGGAAGGTGTCGCACTCCGCCGCAAGATCACGGATACCTTCGATGATATCGCCGATGGTGTTGGCGGAATCGTGGAAGGCGCCCGAACCGCTGCTGATAAACTATTCAGCGATGGCCGTGGCAAAGCGGACGAGATCATCGACCGCACCCGCGAAAAAGTAGATGATATTTTGGAAGATGCCGATCGCGCCATCGCCGAAGCTAGAAGACGTTCTGAAGATCGCTCTCGCGAAGATGACGAATAG